In Nitrospirota bacterium, the DNA window GTACGGACCGTGGTGGCTGATCTTGTTGGTAGTTGGGCTGGCTGCTTTCTCGGTGCGGTTTGTCCTGGTGAAGCTGCGCGGAGCCGCGAGTGTGTAGGCTCGGCTGGCTGCGCTGGGCTGTGTTAGCGGCCGGTGTTGTTTGCGGATTACCCGGCCAGGCGACAGCGGTGGAAGACCCCTGGACCGTCGGCCTCTCAGTGGGGTACTTCCTTCCGGCCACCGAGGATTGGGAGGACAACTACGATGATCGTGGGGGCCTGGTGCCGGACCTCTCCGCCGGATACGCCCTGTCGCTGCGGTGGTCAGTCGCTGCAGAGGTCAGCTACTTCCGAGCCAGCAGCTTTGCGAAGGGAGCGATTACCGGCCAACCGAGCATCGAGGAGCAGGAGCTGACGCTCATACCAACGACCGTCGGCCTTGAGTACCGCCTGCGGTTCGATCCGGCGCAGTTGTTCGTCCCGTTCGTCGGCGCCG includes these proteins:
- a CDS encoding outer membrane beta-barrel protein, with translation MLAAGVVCGLPGQATAVEDPWTVGLSVGYFLPATEDWEDNYDDRGGLVPDLSAGYALSLRWSVAAEVSYFRASSFAKGAITGQPSIEEQELTLIPTTVGLEYRLRFDPAQLFVPFVGAGYRHVSYRLEVGDNDTISGGANGWVGRGGFDILLNALDPSSATGLREDYGVVRSYLRLEAQWAKAEAPGTGGSDIDLGGVTYLAGLRFEF